A window of Acropora muricata isolate sample 2 chromosome 6, ASM3666990v1, whole genome shotgun sequence genomic DNA:
TCCTAATGTCTTGAGGTGCTCTTTCTTTCCTTCGTTTGGCATTTTACTTCTTTCTCTGTCATTTAGCCATAAAAACCCACATTAATTTTTCCAAGATTTCTAAACTGACTTCAGTCAAGCGATTTCTAAATCCAACATGGCGATCCGTTCGGATGACGTCAGGTAGCTAAACTTATCCCAGAATTCATTTGGaggttcatttcattttctccCACCAGAGGTGACCCAAGGTCAGGGTTCTGCTCTGTCTGAAGAGCTACTGAAACATTGCGAGTGTTCATCGATTCAAATTGGTCAGCtcatttaataaaacaaatgaGGACTGATATTGGAAACTCCTTCTCGTCATCATGTAATCTTGCCTCACTATTTCGTGAGACATCCTGAATTCTTAAGAGTTAGTTAAGTCCTTTTGGCCGTAAAGGCACACGGATTCTGAGAAATCAAGTTTACCTTTTGTGGAATTCAATTCAGCGTTGcttgcgttttgtggaattcaagtttttgttttgtggaattcaagtttcatCGAAaaaatcaagtttgcgttttggagaattcaagtttgcatcgaaagaatcaagtttgtgCTTCAAAATAATCAAATGCACATCGAAAGAATTAAAATCCTTTTGAGCTCGGTGGAACACAGTATGTGTGCAGTCTTACATCTTCGTGAAAAGGGAACATTTTCTTAAATGGCAGAAACAGCcatttttggaaatttcaacAATACAAGTCAGATGATGGCCTGAGTGAGGAGCCGGTGAGAAGgaacatgcaactcccatactaagcctatgtcacggcatttttgcagactgatctatttttagtatactcTTTCGTTTTTggaagaaaggcagttccggttcAGTGACGCAGTCTCGTCAATTAGTTTCAtatgattggtcatggcactcccacgagAGTCTCAAcgcagggaaattcgatctaaaaataaatcggtctatgaaaacgccgccACAAGGATGATCGGCTCCTGGtacgcgacgtttttgagcggAACCGGAAGTGGACATTTCGCATAACCAGTAAAGTGCTCTATCCCAGATTTCCATTTTAATCCTCtcaacaagtgaaaaaaatacttaaaaatacaaatatgCTGGTGTGAAAACttgttaaataggaaaacagcttaCTTCAGGTTGCCCTCCaaggctcaaaaacgttgcgtgtttcaacctcgttcccagggctttttccTTTAGAAAAAGGGAAGGGCGGAAAAAGACCCTGGTATTGGTCAGTCACATTACCCAAAAACGCCCAGAAATTGTGGATGTATGAAATTAGCATGAACTGATACATTAAAGATGTCAACAGTAAATGGCGAAACGAAGGGCAAGTTGGGCAACCCTCCAGATTACCCCCAGCTTTGTCAAAAAATTTTACGACGTGAAGACTGTCTTTCGAACAAGCATACAAACCGGATTTCTGGCAAAAATCTTAATTGGTGTCGCCTCTTTACTGTGTGCCATTCTGAGAATGACATTCAATGTCACAACATTCGCATAAAAATTACATAACTATTACATTTCaaccagccaatcagaaagAAGAATCGACCGACCGATGCCAGGGCTTTTTCCCGCCCTCCCACTTTCTTAAGtaaaaagccctgggaacggggttgtgcatgcttaagctccctacagAGTCATCTCAGGGGTGGATCTAGGCGATCGGTGCAGAGGTTGCGCACCCCTGCTCCCTTGAGATGACCTGCGGCTTTATAAAGTAAGTATTATTCTGCAAAAAAGAGAGGGAAAAAAGGCATTCCTTAGTGATGCTGCTGCACCCTCTACTACGAAAAATCTTGGATCCGCCTCTGCACCACCATGTTTTCAGATAGAAATGCAGCGAAGGGAGGAACAAACTTGAAATTGCAGATAGAAATAtttgctttggaaacaaacaagcaaacaaacataGGAGCAAAACGCACACATTCACAAAAGATAACAAAACTTTAACATGGCGGCACAAGACAATGACCTATTTTATTGTTcaacaaatgcgcatgcgtaaatgtcAACTATTCTGTGCCAGTGGGCATCGGTGTTTCGGAACCAAATTGGACCTAAATGGTGACTGTGAAGCTTGGAATAAGTGTTTCTGCAAAATGGCATGCGGAGCTGTTAAACTTGCTCCGTAACAAGACATAATTTAAGTTACCAAATGGTGAAGATAACTAGAACTCATCTATACATAGAAATTGTTACTAATTATAAATTGAGCTGAGTAGATAAAAGGGTTCTGTCTCATATAGTCTAGTGGCCGACATTTCTTTCCCTTACTGGCTGTCGACAGGTATCTCGACTTCAAAAGTTGTCACCGGGCCTAAATCTCGGGGAACAACTTTCGATATGACGCTTTGATGCCACTTCCAGGGGTACTGCACTTTTCGTATTTAGTTAAGGCATGCGCAGTGTTCCTAGAACTGAAATTCTTACGCATGCGTGGGAAAAAGTGTCTGCACTTGGGTCAACTAAATACTTGGCAATCGTGCTAGGTTCGTTGAtgagaaattatttgaaaatgtttgCTGCTTTGAAGACCTTACAATTTAGGTATATTGTTTAAACCATTGAATAGCTCTTGAAATGGGGAACAGAAAAAACAGAACACGGAGATGTCTTTCATTCCCATTTGTAAATTTCAATACACGCGCAAAATCCATCCGGAAGCAAGACTTGTGTTCTGTTTACGTCGAATTCATtcactttttgtctttttcgacTACTATTGCGATTGCGTCGCTTAATTATAAGCACAGTTTTAAAATTAGCTATGCTCAAAAAGCGCGCTAAAGACTTCATCGGGCATTTTACGAGATTATTCGTTTCACTATCGGTTATACTCGTCTTCGTTGATTTTATCGAGAATTGATAAGACACTATATCCCGGAAGCACCCGCGATCACAGCAAAACAAACCAATATGGCGGCGCACAAAAGGAAGGGTACAAAAATTTTACCTGTTTGATTGCAAGCTCGTGCCTCTCCaatatgtttatttttgtttttgcattcttCTATTTAGGACAGCGTCCAACTGAGCGGGAAATGAACTTACCTTGGAGGAAGTACGTTAATGTATAGCGCCATGTTCCCACCGACATACGTGATGTTTGAAAACATTCGCCAACCAGCTGCAGGCCTAGATATAACATGAAAAGCCAGTTGTATTCAGTTTTGGGCCAAATGACTGACTAGTCATCGATTTGttataacatttttgttttgcgtcGTTTTTCCCTTTTGAAATGAATATCTAAGACTTGGACACTGATCGGCccctttgtatttttttaaatgcACATCTATTTAGGCATATATTACTTCCGTTAATTGTTAAATCCATCGCATTTAGCTTGAAGCATGCCATTAAGAGTTGAAATTTTCTAAACTTGTGGCGAATGAAATTTGGTTTGCTTTTGTAAGTTGTGAGAGGGACGTGATTTTAGTATTGCAGGGTTGAAGAACTGCATTATTCCTATCTGTTGCAGTCATTCCCCAAGACCCAATTCTCCCTTGGCGTCACATGTAAATGGCAGTAAATTTTCCCCTCATACTGTGCGCAAAAGAGAGTCATCTGTTCCTCAGGGTAGCCTGGAGCACAAAAagaatttggaaattttaaccAGAGGTAGGATAATTCAGATGTTTTATATGACATGTTCCATTAGCTACCATGTATTCTTATAGGTCCCTttcatttttaataataattattatatttaaaataatcATTATCAATTTGAATTAACTGTTAAATTGCCGGGCCTCTCTGAAAGTTAGCCTAAAAATAGTGGTTTATACATGGCACTGTCGATCCAGTGGATTCATGCGAGGTGATGCAGTACATCTTGATGAAAGAAGAGAATGGTAGTTTGTATTGACTTAAACTACTGCAACATCACAGattttttagaaactagaaatttgtctACTGTTAAGACTGGATTGGTAGGTTGTATTGAATCTAACAAATGTTCTAACAAAACATCAGTTTTCCCATGTTCTTTAAAAATAAGTAATGaagaattttatgataaaagcTAACAATAAAAATCCACGACATTTCAACCTTCAGGAGGTCCTTTTCAAGTGCCAGTCAAAATGTACAAGTACTTAGCATAAACATGTTTGTCACagtgaaaaatagtttaaaaaataGCATGATGATTTTTACTCACAAGTGAAAATGACCTCTGGAAGGTTGAAATGTGGTGAatttttatcgttagtttttatcataaaattgATTTCTAAGAAGTAATGAAGAAGTCAACTAAAGTGCCAAATGAGTGACATATGAACATGCAGATGGATATCCGAGCCATATATTTCACTTTATCCCCTTACCCTTTGCTTTCTCTTTTAACTCTGGTGTAGCTTTTGCACAGCTATTGCATTCCAGCCAAAAATAACCACCTAATATCCAGGCCAGCCCGTTAGTCAAAAGAGGAGGATCAGCTAGTCTGTTATGGATTATAATGACAtgacaatgataataaaaaaaataataatatacaactatccccagaaggggaggtgaatagtggtggatatataccgagacgtgaAGCGTCAAGGTacatatccactgctcttcactgaccctgaggaggatagttgttttagtatttaacaaatcagatggataaaaaaaatcctgttttaatttcttcttctgaaactttctctaaacaacgcgccatttttttctccgttcacaaaacagtgaatatccaaggatattccgagttacaggagccaatcaaaatgcgcaaaaattgctatccactgatttggtaaatactactactaataataaaatGGTGATgattgatgataatgatttcATGTGTTTTTTAGCCTAGTATGGGAACTCTGCTAATGTTGATCTTAAGTGAGAGGGCAAAACCCAAAAAATCCAGGTGAAAACCTCTTAGAGTAAGAGTACAAGACCAGGAAGCTCAACCCTCATTATTGAGGTGTTGGTCTTACAGAAATTGTTAATTGCACCAACAAAGGAGAGGTTTCCTAATTGGGTTTGGTAACTGCCTGTGGCCTGTTCCAAGTGGCAGAAATAAGGACAAGGGGTTATTGGTTTGGTTGGTCCTACAACTGTGCCATCTTGAAACATAACTGCATCCAGCATACCCGTAATCTGTTTTGCACCATTTCAAGACCAGATTATTGAGTGGAACTAGAAATTCCCCTTTTCTTCATGATTAGAAAGCTCATTAAAGACCGAAATAGTGGCTGTGTGATAAGGGTCTTTATTAcgtattatgtgtggatatcagtgtgataaagccgtgaataaaaatgatacccgtgaagtgatatgatatcatttcactagtaaaatgatatcatatcacttcacgggtttgaattgtccaatcaaatagattgtaataatttggttagaccaatcgggttgcacgtcatattttagattttagctgacgcctggcgtcaaattttgcgggaagaattgctttgcagttttatcaacgctttcttgtacttcaacttggtggtttgattttttttgagCATGTaacatgtaataaacaaattattacatgttaagagcctgatatcgtttttattcactcgtttttaataccatatcgctcactcgctcgtaaactcgctcattcgtgatatggtattaaaaactcgtgaataaaaacaatatcaggctcttaacatgtaataatctatatttaagGCTTTACTGTCACAATCATCACAAAACTTGATGATTGTTTTGGAACAATAAGGTATTGTTTTCAAACAATACTGTCTTCACTCACCCAACATGTTTTTTGCAACCCCACCCAGGTGCCTGGGGCAATGCACTCTGATCTGTGCATATTGACATTACTGCGACTGATAACCTACCATTCACTTTATCTTCACAGAATGGGAAAAGGTTGAGAAAGAGAGATCAAGGAAACTGGGTAAATTTTAGCGATTTGTATGTGAATGATTACTTTATCTTAATATAAAAATCCACCAAAGAATGAATGTTGTTCTGACTCAAAGAAGTCTTTGGTCTTGAGTTTTCCGTCACAGTGTTTCACTATACAGGCTGACCCTAGGCGGTCAaataacttatttattttttcctcactctctcaaataagttttttaattctttcacttccacccacacaaacatacagtgctttgcaaatgcagtaaaCTAACCAACGTTGCAAAGAggaatttctttttcattttaatatggtaataaaaatctgtttttcaactttcttgtctattaaaaagctgttttgacaaaaacttttgccctttttttttttgcacttttgcaaaaactttaaatggctttgcaaacaaaaggacaaaactCACTCAAAGATCACCGTGCAGTTGGGAAGAAATAGAGGATATTGCATGCCCGCGCAttgatatgaattttatcttcgagttgaacacgagaagataaaattcatatccataagtgggcatgtaatattttgtttcttatgtaaacaccagtgaaatacgaAAACATTTCAAAGGCAAAGGCAccgctttcaaaggcgcgatttattatgtaactataacgacggtgatctcttcacatgtgaagataaGATGTTAACTtaacgtgtgaagatatgaagttttcgcgggaaagctcacttagtatttcactggtgtttatataataaataggAATATCTATGCCGTGTAAGAACCAATGAGATTGCTGAATTCGTTACCATGCCATGATTATTCATATCCTTTACTACGTTAGCCACAATATCAGGTGTTACAATTTGTTTTCGGAAAACTACATGCATTGTTAAAGTATTTAACTTTACTTACATACGATACCACAATTTTGATTGCAGAAAATGTGACAGATCTTGTCCTCCGAGATTCAGAAAATGCAGGTACCCACATGAGATAACTCAATCTTGACTGACTATTTTTCTCGCCTCTGAGTATTGATTTTGTTGTTCCATGGATTTAGTTCTGAGGGTGTCATTTTTTTTGGTGGATTTAGGCATTTTGGAAGTGAAAGTCCTTTCTCGGTAACTTTTTTATCTTCAGTGTTTGTGCTGGAATTTTTCTTTGGTCACCTTAATTAAGGAGGAAACTGTGTGTTTAcaagattaataattattttggattGATATTCCATACTTATCTGTAAATATAGTATAGTTGCTAATTAGACAATAACATGTGTCTTTCAATGGGGGTTAGTGATTAAATAATCTTTGGTTTGCACTATTTACTCCAGGAGAGTACTATTATAGTATTTAcctctaataataatattattgtaagtttTTGCTAAAATTGCTCAAATACATCTGTTATCTATTATATTCTCCAGATTTTCAGGCTTGTGATTTGGATGCATTTCTTGAAAACTTTCACCAGCTTCAACAGCATCAAGgctaacgaaaaaaaaaaagatagggATGTCTCCTTCCAGCTGCTTTGAAATCTATCTGAATTTTTACATGCAACTCTAATGCGGGAATCTTTTACTTTCCATTCATAGCTGTAGATTATTTCCAGGTAGATTTTTCCTTCAACATGGTTTGTTGCTTTTTTATCGTGAATCTCtgtcatttttcatttcatgtatCAATGCAACATCAATATTGTAAGTAGTTTCTTATCCAGAGGTTGGCAGTCATTTAAAGTTGCTAAGAAAACTTGATGATTTGCCCGCCTCTTTGCGAGCAGAAGAAAGGTGTCTTCCTGGGACACAAACACCAAGGCTATGTTTAGACTCAAGACAGTTTCGTTAGGGCTAGcctgcattaattttatttgtcgTTCTACTTCGTAGTGAGCTACTTTTCACCATTGAAGTGTCAAGACGCGCAGCCTGGTTAAATCGATTAAAATAACGGAGACAATAACACTACAAATCCTCTTTAAAAATTCGTAATATCCTGGCCTATGATCAAATTCGCCCAACCCCCagtcagcaaggtttttaaatcCACCCCTACTAAAGTAATACCTAACCAGAACATTTGATTTAAGTAGTCTTCCAACAACATGTAAACACATCCTCAATAAAACTCTAGTTTGTGTTGTCTTAAACGTGATGTTGTTTGCTATCTGATTGTCAACCGAGGATATTTTTAGCAATAATTTTGTGTTCTTACTTGTGCCAGGTGCCGGTTAAGCTTCCGATGCATTTATGCAGGTGGCAATTTTCTTAATAAAGTAGAAATGGCCGCGGctgtaaaaaaagaaaccttggaAGATTGAGAAGGAAGAAAGACAAGAAGTAAGTCACTTTGTTTCAGGGCTGACCGATGGCAAACTGCATTTCCGCATTTTTCTGCCGTGCAGTGACTTTCGGGACAGTCGACCCTGTACGTTGACAGTGGATAGGTATGACCCTCGTCGAAAGAGTTTTACCGAGAAATCCTGGGTCTTGCTATTGCAATTGCGTACCCAAGTAcactaaggcccagttcaaacgtcgaacttttcatgtgccgaatctaatgcaaatgagcgaaaacaatagaattttctcatttgcattagattcggcacatgtaaagttcgacgtttgaaccgggcctaaatGAAAACTCCCCGTAAAATTCGTTATGAAATACAATACTCTATGTCACCTGGCAACACTACGCATCAATACTAGTTACTTTGTAGTCTGGCCACCCGTTATTGCAAATCGATGGCCGTTATTGGACGTTATCATAGTTTGCAGTTACCACGCGACACTAGACGTTAGTACACATCACTAGCCGTTATCACGCGTTGTCGTTATCACACGTTACTAGTGACGAGTATTAACTGCTAGTAGCGTGTAGTAACGGCTAGTGATGTACAGTTACATCTGGTAACGAGAAGTAACTTCTATCAACGTGTAACCGTGAACGGGTAGTAGTCATATTTAGTAGCGTCTGGTGACGAGTACTGACTGCTAGGAATGTGGAATAACGGCAAGCGATGCGCAGTAACGTCTAGTGACGAATAGTAACGTAGAATAACGGGTGGTGAAGTGTAGTAACGTTCGTCAACGTCGGACTATATAACGTTATCAGTATTGATCAGTAGTGTTGCCAGGTGACGTTGAGCATTGTTTTGCATAAGGAATTCTACGGGGATATTTCGTTTAGTGAACTAGGACACGGAATTAAAACCGTACAACTGGTCCCCGGGAACATCGAGAAATAACAGCCACGATGACGCCAAAGTAAACAGTGTGAGGATAAGATCGAGAAAATCCACTTTGGTTATCTGTATGAAAGAAATTTGCCATAGCTCGCAAATCTAAATCGGTTGATATTCATTGCCGTCGTCTTACTCTATGGTACTCAAAGCTCCCTTCCGGTGTATTTGCGCAGACGCTAACTTTCAAGCAACCTAGTACTTAGAACTCTTCTATTTTGTCATGAAGTGAGCGGGCAGTCGAACAATTATCTCGCGTTTAAAACTTTTAAGACAGAttggaaaaccaaaaaataagaGGGCTCAactgatattaattttattgtattaGCATTCGTTCTTAATCTTTCTAATTTCCTTGTTGTGACAATCTTGGCGCGCACGACAACTGATGATTGAGACTCGGACGTTATTTGGATAGACTTTAAAAGGTCCAAGGTGATAGAGATTGTCTCCACAACACACAAAATATCTTAAGaataatttcctttttactACAACTTTTCTCAGTAAAAATCGTCTGCATCAGGGACTGAAGGAAGGTTGGTGTTATTTTTCACACTTTCTTGGCTTCTGTACATTTCCGCTACCTGGAAAATGAATAAAAGGAAAGTGAAAAACGAATAAAAGGAAAGTGAAAAACGAAtaaaaggaaagttaaaaaaaaaacaatttctgacACATCAGAAGAATGGGACCTTTTACTGTCTGAACAGAGATAATAACTATGCTCTGACAAAAATTTCTGTTAAGGgaaaaaaacgacaaaaaaaaaaacaaaataaacaaacaaaactaaaaaaacaacAGAGAATCGTATCTTACCTGCGAGCTGTCTGTGGCTTGCTCCGCTGTTTTGTCGTCACGGATTCGAAGGAAGCGTGGAAATCGCAGCGAAATTCCCTTGACGGGATCAACCTATAGAGATAAGCGCAGTTTAACATAACATTTTAAAGTCTGAATGGTACAGAATCCATTAGTCAGAAGGCCCTCAAAAGATGCCTTTTTGCCAGCCTTGCCATTCAGAAAACACATCGATTAAACAGATTCAAAAGGTCACTCGCAAAAATTGCGAATCTGCGAGACTATTAATAGTCTCGCCGATTCGCAATTTCGCAATATTGCTCGCATCTCTAAAGTAGGCATGCTTACCAGTCCGACCGCTGCCTTATGAACAGGAGAAATTGAAAGATCCGCGGCTCTTATCTCCCACACCTTAAAAAAGATAACGAGAAATAAAGAAGTTAGCACCGCAGAAAACTGAAACCAACTTCAAGGTCTGCTATCGGAGGAAAGGGTCACAAGAACCAGTGATTAGGGCGATGAACTTGTGTGCAGTTAGGCCGTGTTCAAATCTCTTTCTGACCGCTAACAAGATTCAACTAGTTGCCTACTGCCAGTTCCGTTCCTTCGCTTTTTTAAGTTTCTCTCAGAAATCTCCACTTGTAAATGAGATGAACTCATTAGAATGGGAAGATGTAACAAACCAACAATGAACACGCGACCTGCACGGGATCGAACCAATGATCAGGCGCCAAGCCGTCGTCATAGCGATAGTACGCCTTCGGTTGTGAAATCACGTGATCCTTGAAGAACTGGTGATGCTGGTCCAGAAGTTCGTCCGTAAAACCAGTTCCAATCTACAAAAAGCAGTAAAGCAAAAACTGTGCtttgttaaaataataaaataaaaactagcGAGTGTTATCTCAGTTCGTCAAAAAGCGATTTAACGGTAGCTTGTTCTTATTGAGATAATTCAAGTTGAACCAATGAAAGAACATCGTCGCGAAAATTCTAAAGGGAAAAGCGCATTAAGTTATGCAATTAAGCAATGCGAGGGAATAGAACCGAGGCTGAagccaagcgcgggaaaatatTGAAGGAGGGTCTGATTCAAACGCGGGAAAACGGACATTAGTGGAAGGCGCGTGAAAGGTAATGGCCAATGCACACTGGAAGGAAACAAACCTGACCATACATTGAGCGGGAAAAAGTCGGAGCAATGAAACCGCGGTAAAAATGACCCTCAGGCGATCTAATGTACGGCGAAAAGAAGCTGCTGCAGGGTTTGTGCTTACCTTACAGATGGACTGGAATTCTTCGTTTTCTGGATCGTAACACGCTAAGAGATAGCCTCCGTATGACCCAGTCCTTTTACCTTTACCAAGATACCCGCCAATCACTACCACATCCAGCGTATCTCCTACACCAGCCAAATAGTCCTTCTTCAACTGAAAGAGATAAAGGAAGACATGTCAAGCCTGAACTGGTGCGTTTTTCGAGTTCGACGTCGCGAGCGCGAGACAACTTACTTTCAACCAGTTATGCGACCGTTTAGCAATTTCGTAAGTGGCGTCTACTTCGAGCGTTTTTACCATCAGTCCTTCGCAGTTTCCTTAAAGGAGAAAAGGACGCGGTAGCGAAACAATCAAATGTTCCGTAGTTTTAGAAAACGTTATTACATAAGATTTATAAAAAAACGCAcactagagcagttttcaaatgactgtcgaaagtaattacgtgattgcaatCGCTACGCGTAGTGATTGGGTTAAAATTCtcgcgccatttttttttaGCCAGTGGGAtgcaaaactaaaaccaatcgcacctcgtacgcgcgatttttcccgcgctttgagcactTTACAAggaattgctaggaattctgattggttcatcacgctgtTCGCTCCTGTTacgattggtcggagtaatgaCTTTGCTTTTGggttttcgacagtcgtttgaaaactgctctaactgAATTTTGAAGCTTCTACGTGAgactaagcgcgggaaaacgccAAGTGTAGCCAACAGGCAATTCATCCTgcgatctgattggtcgagaaaGGAGCCCAGGATTTTTCTGGCCAATcacagccaaaaaaaaacaaacaaacaaaacgcaAACAACTATTTGCAAGGACAACTAAGATAAATGAGCAAAATT
This region includes:
- the LOC136920330 gene encoding uncharacterized protein, whose product is MAAHKRKGQRPTEREMNLPWRNHSPRPNSPLASHVNGSKFSPHTVRKRESSVPQGSLEHKKNLEILTREWEKVEKERSRKLENVTDLVLRDSENADFQACDLDAFLENFHQLQQHQG